From the genome of Carassius auratus strain Wakin chromosome 26, ASM336829v1, whole genome shotgun sequence, one region includes:
- the LOC113044634 gene encoding putative nuclease HARBI1: MYSLCTHFILPKLSVSGFPNVIGCIDGTHIPIKAPSINEGDYVNRKSIHSINVQVICEATQIITNVEAKWPGSVHDARIFRESSLCQTFQQGQYNGYLLGDRGYPCLPYLMTPYPEPEPGPQTRFNLAHSRTRAKVEMTIGILKSRFQCLRGLRVSPERACDIIVACVVLHNIATIRGESHPPCIEEDGPEEHRQILEANRDGRLLRDRICQNYFY, encoded by the exons atgtattccttatgcacacacttcatacttccaaaactttctgtttcagggtttccaaatgtaattgggtgcattgatggcactcacattcctattaaagctccatcaataaatgagggagactaTGTTAATAGGAAATCTATTCATAGTATCAATGTGCag GTAATATGTGAGGCAACCCAAATCATCACCAATGTCGAGGCAAAATGGCCAGGATCTGTGCATGATGCCAGAATTTTCCGCGAGTCATCATTATGCCAGACATTTCAGCAGG GACAGTACAATGGTTACTTGCTGGGGGACAGAGGATACCCTTGTCTGCCCTATTTAATGACACCCTACCCTGAACCTGAGCCTGGACCACAGACACGGTTTAACCTGGCTCACAGCCGAACACGGGCCAAGGTGGAGATGACtatagggatcctcaaatctcggTTTCAGTGTCTGCGTGGGCTCCGGGTTAGTCCAGAGAGGGCATGCGACATTATTGTGGCTTGTGTTGTGCTTCACAATATTGCCACTATAAGAGGAGAGAGCCACCCTCCTTGTATTGAGGAAGATGGCCCAGAGGAACACCGACAGATTTTAGAGGCCAACAGAGACGGAAGACTTTTGAGAGACAGGATttgtcaaaattacttttattag
- the LOC113044633 gene encoding uncharacterized protein LOC113044633 isoform X1 — protein sequence MYKDIFNGSPISRVTMETQSEKKRAAYFTEAELEVLMHAYEEFKPIILKRSNTAASAKARELAWQKITDRVNACNPSGATRTLSQVKMKHKNILQKANRKKTEARLTGGGPPPPPLTPSEELALSLNKGRPVVAGIPGGSSSHILCTTSDGEKRVKYTDGRIVLLDSPERTQSVTVDEDDDADEETTSAVTEVDNAGRSTEYIPRDLPTDEGPSASAHNLSRVRICVHVSIF from the exons atgtataaagacattttcaatggATCGCCGATTTCACGAGTCACCATGGAAACTCAAAGCGAAAAAAAGAGAGCCGCGTATTTCACAGAGGCGGAGTTGGAAGTTTTAATGCATGCTTATGAGGAGTTTAagccaataatattaaaaagaagcAATACAGCTGCATCGGCTAAAGCAAGAGAGTTGGCTTGGCAAAAAATAACGGACAGAGTAAATGC gTGTAATCCTTCTGGAGCCACAAGAACTTTAAGCCAagtcaaaatgaaacacaaaaacattctgcaaaaag CTAACAGAAAAAAGACTGAAGCCCGTCTAACTGGCGGGGGGCCACCACCACCTCCCCTCACCCCATCTGAGGAGCTGGCTCTGTCCCTTAATAAAGGGCGACCAGTGGTTGCTGGCATTCCAGGGGGCAGTTCATCACACATACTATGCACTACAAGTGATGGTGAAAAAAGGGTGAAAT ATACTGATGGACGGATTGTATTATTGGACTCTCCAGAAAGAACACAGTCTGTCACAGTT gatgaagatgatgatgccGATGAAGAGACCACATCTGCTGTGACAGAAGTGGACAATGCTGGTAGATCCACTGAG TACATACCTAGGGATTTGCCCACAGATGAGGGTCCTTCAGCCTCAGCACACAATCTAAGCAGGGTAAGAATTTGTGTCCATGtgtccatattttaa
- the LOC113044633 gene encoding uncharacterized protein LOC113044633 isoform X2, producing MYKDIFNGSPISRVTMETQSEKKRAAYFTEAELEVLMHAYEEFKPIILKRSNTAASAKARELAWQKITDRVNACNPSGATRTLSQVKMKHKNILQKANRKKTEARLTGGGPPPPPLTPSEELALSLNKGRPVVAGIPGGSSSHILCTTSDGEKRVKYTDGRIVLLDSPERTQSVTVDEDDDADEETTSAVTEVDNAGRSTEYIPRDLPTDEGPSASAHNLSREMKK from the exons atgtataaagacattttcaatggATCGCCGATTTCACGAGTCACCATGGAAACTCAAAGCGAAAAAAAGAGAGCCGCGTATTTCACAGAGGCGGAGTTGGAAGTTTTAATGCATGCTTATGAGGAGTTTAagccaataatattaaaaagaagcAATACAGCTGCATCGGCTAAAGCAAGAGAGTTGGCTTGGCAAAAAATAACGGACAGAGTAAATGC gTGTAATCCTTCTGGAGCCACAAGAACTTTAAGCCAagtcaaaatgaaacacaaaaacattctgcaaaaag CTAACAGAAAAAAGACTGAAGCCCGTCTAACTGGCGGGGGGCCACCACCACCTCCCCTCACCCCATCTGAGGAGCTGGCTCTGTCCCTTAATAAAGGGCGACCAGTGGTTGCTGGCATTCCAGGGGGCAGTTCATCACACATACTATGCACTACAAGTGATGGTGAAAAAAGGGTGAAAT ATACTGATGGACGGATTGTATTATTGGACTCTCCAGAAAGAACACAGTCTGTCACAGTT gatgaagatgatgatgccGATGAAGAGACCACATCTGCTGTGACAGAAGTGGACAATGCTGGTAGATCCACTGAG TACATACCTAGGGATTTGCCCACAGATGAGGGTCCTTCAGCCTCAGCACACAATCTAAGCAGG gaaatgaagaaataa